From one Nitrospinota bacterium genomic stretch:
- a CDS encoding threonine synthase — protein sequence MSFVLGLKCRECGREYPSEPVHVCEFCFGPLEVRYDYNAIKRILTRKLIESRPATMWRYRELIPIDGEPRVGLENGFTPLVRAKNLGKALGLNNLYIKNDSVCHPTLSFKDRVVAAAVNKALEFGYDTIACASTGNLANSVAAHAASAGMKSYIFIPHDLESGKIVGTSIYEPKLIGINGSYDDVNRFCSEVAAVYKWAFVNINIRPFYGDGSKTFGYEIAEQLGWKAPDNVIVPVAGSSLITKIYKAFKEFESLGLIDAVKTKVFAAQATGCNPVTSAIKAGRTEFKPVKPNTIAKSIAIGNPADGFYGIKVTKETGGWGDDATDEEIIEGMRLLARTEGIFTETAGGVTIAVTKKLAEQGRLGKDDLTVIAITGQGLKTMDALNGHLAKPVVIDPKLSIFEELQKTL from the coding sequence ATGAGCTTTGTTCTGGGGTTGAAATGCCGTGAATGTGGCAGGGAATATCCTTCGGAACCAGTGCACGTTTGCGAGTTCTGCTTTGGTCCGTTGGAGGTCCGGTACGATTACAACGCGATCAAGAGGATATTGACACGCAAGCTAATTGAATCGCGGCCAGCCACGATGTGGCGCTATCGCGAGCTTATTCCGATAGATGGGGAGCCGAGGGTGGGGCTTGAGAACGGATTCACCCCCCTTGTGCGCGCAAAAAACCTTGGCAAAGCGCTGGGGCTGAACAATCTATATATAAAGAACGACTCGGTTTGCCATCCCACCTTGAGCTTCAAGGACCGGGTTGTGGCGGCGGCGGTAAATAAAGCACTTGAGTTCGGTTACGACACGATAGCCTGCGCCTCCACCGGGAACCTGGCCAACTCTGTGGCGGCCCACGCCGCCAGCGCCGGGATGAAAAGCTATATTTTCATCCCTCACGATTTAGAGTCGGGCAAGATCGTGGGAACGTCTATATATGAACCTAAGCTAATCGGCATCAACGGCTCGTATGACGATGTGAACAGGTTCTGCTCCGAAGTGGCGGCGGTGTACAAATGGGCGTTTGTGAACATAAACATCCGCCCTTTCTATGGCGACGGCTCCAAGACTTTCGGATATGAGATCGCCGAGCAGCTTGGTTGGAAGGCTCCGGATAATGTGATTGTTCCGGTGGCCGGATCGAGCCTGATAACTAAAATCTACAAGGCGTTCAAGGAGTTCGAGTCCTTGGGGCTGATTGATGCCGTGAAAACCAAGGTCTTTGCGGCGCAGGCTACGGGGTGCAACCCTGTCACAAGCGCCATCAAGGCTGGCAGGACCGAATTCAAACCGGTGAAACCGAACACTATCGCCAAGTCCATAGCCATTGGCAATCCCGCGGACGGATTTTATGGAATCAAGGTGACCAAGGAAACAGGCGGCTGGGGCGATGACGCCACCGATGAAGAAATTATTGAAGGAATGCGCCTGCTTGCGCGGACCGAAGGGATATTCACGGAGACCGCAGGCGGGGTGACAATCGCCGTCACAAAAAAGCTTGCCGAACAAGGGAGGCTTGGAAAGGACGATCTTACGGTCATTGCCATCACCGGGCAGG